In Alkalihalobacillus sp. TS-13, the following are encoded in one genomic region:
- a CDS encoding F0F1 ATP synthase subunit epsilon, which yields MKTFTVSVVTPDGPVYEVTGAEMVSAKATSGELGILPGHIPLVAPLTINAVRVQKDNNTQILAVSGGFIEVRPDQVTILAQAAERAADINVDRAKAAKERAEKRLQGSKQEDIDFKRAQYALDRAINRINITSR from the coding sequence ATGAAGACATTCACGGTAAGTGTCGTCACCCCTGATGGCCCTGTGTATGAAGTAACAGGCGCAGAAATGGTCAGCGCAAAAGCCACCAGTGGTGAGCTTGGAATCCTGCCAGGCCACATTCCGCTTGTAGCGCCGTTGACCATCAACGCTGTTCGCGTCCAGAAAGACAACAATACACAGATCTTGGCTGTTAGTGGTGGCTTTATAGAGGTACGGCCGGACCAGGTGACAATCCTTGCACAAGCAGCAGAACGTGCAGCAGACATCAATGTCGATCGTGCAAAAGCTGCGAAAGAACGTGCAGAGAAACGCCTGCAAGGTTCGAAACAAGAAGACATCGATTTCAAACGCGCGCAGTATGCATTAGACCGCGCAATCAATCGAATCAATATTACAAGCAGATAA
- the atpD gene encoding F0F1 ATP synthase subunit beta, translating to MNKGRITQVMGPVVDVQFESGNLPEIYNALKVQSTEGEKSIDLTLEVSLHLGDDTVRTVAMASTDGLVRGTEAVDTGSPIAVPVGDVTLGRVFNVLGEKIDLDEELQPGIQRDPIHREAPKFDELTTKTEILETGIKVVDLLAPYVKGGKIGLFGGAGVGKTVLIQELINNIAQEHGGISVFAGVGERTREGNDLYYEMKDSGVINKTAMVFGQMNEPPGARQRVALTGLTMAEYFRDEQGQDVLFFIDNIFRFTQAGSEVSALLGRMPSAVGYQPTLATEMGQLQERITSTKKGSVTSIQAIYVPADDYTDPAPATTFAHLDATTNLERKLSEMGIYPAVDPLASTSRALAPEIVGEEHYNVARQVQQTLQRYKELQDIIAILGMDELSDEDKLTVSRARRIQFFLSQNFHVAEQFTGQKGSYVPVKETIEGFKQILEGKHDDIPEDAFRLVGRIEEVLEKAKQMA from the coding sequence ATGAACAAAGGACGTATCACTCAAGTCATGGGTCCGGTTGTCGACGTACAGTTCGAGAGCGGGAACCTGCCTGAGATTTATAATGCACTTAAAGTTCAAAGCACTGAGGGAGAAAAGTCAATCGATTTGACTCTCGAAGTTTCACTTCACCTTGGTGATGATACTGTTCGTACCGTCGCGATGGCTTCCACCGACGGACTCGTTAGAGGAACGGAAGCAGTAGATACTGGATCACCGATCGCGGTACCAGTCGGTGACGTAACATTAGGTCGTGTTTTCAACGTACTAGGTGAAAAGATTGACCTTGATGAGGAGCTTCAACCAGGCATCCAACGTGACCCGATTCACCGTGAAGCACCGAAATTCGATGAACTTACAACGAAAACGGAGATTCTTGAAACAGGAATCAAAGTCGTTGACCTTCTTGCACCATACGTAAAAGGTGGTAAGATCGGGTTGTTCGGAGGAGCAGGAGTAGGGAAGACGGTATTGATCCAGGAGCTTATCAACAACATCGCACAAGAACACGGTGGTATTTCCGTTTTCGCAGGTGTTGGAGAGCGTACTCGTGAAGGAAACGACCTTTACTACGAAATGAAAGACTCCGGAGTAATCAACAAGACAGCGATGGTATTCGGTCAGATGAACGAACCACCAGGAGCTCGTCAACGTGTTGCATTGACTGGATTGACAATGGCGGAGTACTTCCGTGATGAGCAAGGACAAGACGTATTGTTCTTCATCGATAACATTTTCCGTTTCACACAAGCAGGTTCTGAGGTTTCTGCCCTATTAGGACGTATGCCTTCAGCGGTTGGTTACCAGCCGACACTCGCTACTGAAATGGGTCAATTGCAAGAACGTATCACATCGACGAAGAAAGGTTCTGTAACGTCGATCCAGGCGATCTACGTACCTGCCGATGACTACACTGACCCAGCACCAGCAACAACGTTCGCTCACTTGGATGCAACGACGAACCTTGAGCGTAAGCTTTCTGAAATGGGTATCTACCCTGCGGTTGACCCACTTGCTTCAACTTCTCGTGCACTTGCACCGGAAATCGTTGGAGAAGAGCACTACAATGTGGCTCGACAAGTACAACAGACGCTTCAACGTTACAAGGAACTTCAAGACATCATCGCGATCCTTGGTATGGATGAGTTGAGTGACGAAGACAAATTGACAGTATCCCGTGCTCGTCGTATTCAGTTCTTCTTATCTCAAAACTTCCACGTTGCCGAACAGTTCACAGGTCAAAAAGGTTCATATGTACCTGTAAAGGAAACGATCGAAGGATTCAAACAAATCCTTGAAGGTAAGCATGACGATATCCCTGAGGACGCATTCCGTCTTGTTGGAAGAATTGAAGAAGTACTTGAAAAAGCTAAACAAATGGCATAA
- the atpG gene encoding ATP synthase F1 subunit gamma: MASLRDIQTRINSTKKTKQITKAMEMVSAAKLNRAENNAKSFVTYMNKIQEVVSSIASGSSNARHPMLQSRPVKKTGYLVITADKGLAGPYNSSVLRHVYRTIQERHNSKDEYTVIVVGKVGLSFFKNRNMPVEDSIVGLADQPEFADIKEIASQAVQKFADEVYDELYMYYNHYVSAIQQDLTEKKLLPLTDIGGEEKAKSSYEYEPSEEEILEDLLPQYAESLIYGALLDAKASEHASRMTAMKSATDNADEIIGSLSLSYNRARQAAITQEITEIVGGAAALE, from the coding sequence GTGGCATCGTTACGTGATATTCAAACAAGAATCAACTCTACGAAAAAGACCAAACAAATCACGAAGGCAATGGAGATGGTTTCAGCAGCGAAATTGAACCGTGCTGAAAACAATGCAAAATCCTTCGTAACTTATATGAATAAGATTCAGGAGGTTGTCTCAAGTATTGCGAGTGGCAGTTCGAATGCACGTCATCCAATGCTCCAAAGCCGACCTGTCAAAAAGACTGGTTACCTTGTAATCACTGCTGATAAAGGCCTCGCAGGTCCATATAACAGCAGCGTCCTACGTCATGTCTACCGTACGATTCAGGAACGACATAATTCGAAGGACGAATATACAGTAATCGTTGTCGGTAAAGTCGGTTTGAGTTTCTTCAAGAACCGGAACATGCCAGTTGAAGACAGCATCGTAGGTCTTGCCGATCAACCAGAATTTGCTGATATCAAAGAGATCGCGAGTCAAGCTGTACAGAAATTCGCTGATGAAGTTTACGATGAATTGTATATGTATTACAACCACTATGTGAGTGCGATCCAGCAGGACCTCACAGAAAAGAAGTTGTTGCCACTTACGGATATCGGTGGAGAAGAGAAAGCGAAAAGTTCCTATGAATATGAGCCATCTGAAGAAGAAATTCTTGAAGACCTTCTTCCTCAGTATGCAGAAAGCTTGATTTATGGTGCTTTACTAGATGCAAAGGCTAGTGAACATGCTTCTCGTATGACTGCAATGAAGAGTGCAACTGATAATGCAGATGAAATTATCGGTAGCCTTTCACTTTCATACAACCGAGCTCGTCAGGCCGCAATCACTCAAGAAATCACTGAGATTGTCGGTGGAGCAGCAGCACTTGAATAG
- the atpA gene encoding F0F1 ATP synthase subunit alpha — protein MSIKAEEISSLIKQQIENYSSEIEVSDVGTVIQVGDGIARVHGLDNVMAGELVEFSNGVMGMAQNLEENNVGIIILGPYVDIREGDEVKRTGRIMEVPVGEELLGRVVNSLGQPVDGKGAIETSRTRPIESPAPGVMDRKSVHEPLQTGIKAIDSLIPIGRGQRELIIGDRQTGKTAIAIDTIINQKDEDMICIYVAIGQKESTVAGVVETLREHGALDYTIVVTASASQPAPLLYLAPYAGVTMGEDFMYNGKHVLVIYDDLSKQAAAYRELSLLLRRPPGREAFPGDVFYLHSRLLERAAKLSDAKGGGSLTALPFIETQAGDVSAYIPTNVISITDGQIFLQSDLFFSGVRPAVNAGLSVSRVGGSAQVKAMRKVSGTLRLDLASYRELEAFAQFGSDLDKATQAKLNRGARTVEVLKQGLHKPLAVDKQVASLYALTKGFLDDIPVEDIQRFEEEFHTWLDHNRKELLAGIRKTGNLPEDEDMGSAINEFKKTFVVSE, from the coding sequence ATGAGCATTAAAGCGGAAGAAATTAGTTCGCTGATCAAACAACAAATTGAAAACTATTCTTCTGAAATAGAAGTAAGTGATGTAGGTACCGTTATTCAAGTTGGGGACGGTATCGCACGTGTCCATGGATTAGACAATGTCATGGCTGGTGAGCTCGTTGAATTCTCCAATGGTGTAATGGGTATGGCCCAAAACCTTGAGGAAAACAACGTCGGTATCATCATCCTTGGACCATACGTCGATATCCGTGAAGGAGATGAAGTCAAGCGTACAGGCCGTATCATGGAGGTACCTGTAGGTGAAGAACTTCTTGGACGTGTTGTCAACTCTCTTGGACAACCCGTTGATGGGAAAGGTGCGATCGAAACATCAAGAACACGTCCGATCGAAAGTCCGGCACCAGGGGTTATGGATCGTAAATCAGTACACGAGCCGCTTCAAACAGGAATCAAAGCAATCGACTCATTGATTCCAATCGGACGTGGACAGCGTGAGTTGATCATCGGTGACCGTCAAACAGGTAAGACAGCGATCGCGATCGATACGATCATCAACCAAAAAGACGAAGATATGATTTGTATCTACGTTGCAATCGGACAAAAAGAATCAACAGTTGCAGGTGTTGTTGAAACACTTCGTGAGCACGGAGCACTTGATTACACGATCGTCGTAACGGCGAGTGCGTCACAACCAGCTCCACTTCTTTACCTTGCTCCATATGCTGGGGTAACAATGGGTGAAGACTTCATGTACAACGGTAAGCACGTCCTTGTCATTTATGATGACCTTTCGAAGCAAGCTGCTGCATACCGTGAACTGTCACTACTACTTCGTCGTCCTCCAGGCCGTGAAGCATTCCCAGGGGATGTATTCTACCTTCACTCTCGTTTACTAGAGCGTGCAGCGAAGTTGAGTGATGCTAAGGGCGGCGGTTCATTGACTGCACTTCCATTCATTGAAACGCAAGCGGGTGACGTTTCGGCTTATATCCCGACTAACGTTATCTCGATCACTGACGGACAGATCTTCTTACAATCAGATCTATTCTTCTCAGGAGTGCGTCCAGCAGTTAACGCAGGTCTTTCTGTATCCCGTGTTGGGGGATCCGCACAGGTTAAAGCAATGCGTAAAGTTTCAGGTACACTGCGTCTTGACTTGGCATCTTACCGTGAGCTTGAAGCATTCGCTCAATTCGGGTCGGATCTTGATAAAGCAACTCAGGCAAAATTGAACCGTGGTGCTCGTACTGTTGAAGTATTGAAACAAGGTTTGCACAAGCCACTTGCTGTTGATAAGCAGGTTGCCAGCCTTTATGCGCTTACAAAAGGTTTCTTGGATGACATTCCAGTCGAAGACATCCAACGGTTCGAGGAAGAATTCCACACTTGGCTAGACCATAACCGTAAGGAATTGCTTGCTGGAATCCGTAAAACTGGAAATCTTCCTGAAGACGAAGATATGGGTAGCGCGATTAACGAATTCAAGAAAACATTTGTTGTATCAGAGTAA
- a CDS encoding F0F1 ATP synthase subunit delta — translation MSKDKEVVAKRYAAALFEVVREQNALDKVEKELVSVKTVIQENDQLLTILNHPKISIDDKKALLSKVFGNQLSEPVHNTLLLMVDRKREALIPSMVEQYIQLANEERGVADATVYSVRILTDEEQQAISKTFAERLNVKELRVENVIDQDLVGGIKVKIGNRIFDGSVSGKLNRIQRQLVSK, via the coding sequence ATGAGTAAGGACAAAGAAGTCGTAGCAAAACGTTACGCCGCTGCTCTTTTCGAAGTCGTACGGGAGCAAAATGCACTCGATAAGGTCGAAAAAGAGCTTGTCAGCGTAAAAACCGTCATCCAAGAGAATGATCAATTACTTACGATCCTGAATCATCCTAAGATTTCAATCGATGACAAGAAAGCATTATTATCAAAAGTATTTGGCAATCAACTATCTGAACCTGTCCACAATACACTTTTATTGATGGTCGACCGTAAACGTGAAGCTTTGATTCCGAGCATGGTCGAACAATATATCCAATTGGCAAATGAAGAACGTGGTGTAGCAGATGCTACTGTCTATTCCGTTCGCATTTTGACTGATGAAGAACAACAAGCGATTTCCAAAACGTTCGCTGAGCGTCTTAACGTAAAAGAGCTTCGTGTTGAAAATGTAATCGACCAGGATCTTGTCGGTGGAATCAAAGTCAAGATCGGTAATCGTATTTTCGACGGAAGCGTCAGTGGTAAGTTGAACCGAATTCAACGTCAATTAGTCTCCAAGTGA
- the atpF gene encoding F0F1 ATP synthase subunit B, whose protein sequence is MNPDSLILGAGGFFAGDILYQLLAFIVLLFLLRKYAWGPLMGIMKKREQHIASEINEAETSRKEAQAYLKEQTEALKEARKEAQALIESAKKQGEQQGESILQAAREEAVRMKESALSEIEREKEQAVQTLRDEVATLSVQIASKVIAKELDEKSQEKLVDDYLKEVGEGR, encoded by the coding sequence TTGAATCCAGACAGTCTAATTTTGGGTGCGGGTGGTTTTTTTGCCGGCGATATATTATATCAGTTACTAGCGTTTATCGTTTTATTATTCTTGCTGCGTAAATATGCTTGGGGTCCATTGATGGGCATCATGAAAAAACGTGAACAGCATATCGCAAGTGAAATAAATGAAGCTGAAACAAGCCGTAAGGAAGCTCAAGCTTACCTGAAGGAACAAACTGAGGCTTTGAAAGAAGCACGTAAAGAAGCACAAGCACTGATCGAATCAGCTAAAAAGCAAGGTGAGCAACAAGGTGAGAGCATTCTTCAAGCTGCACGTGAAGAAGCTGTTCGTATGAAGGAATCAGCTCTATCTGAAATCGAACGTGAAAAAGAACAAGCTGTACAAACGTTGCGTGATGAAGTGGCAACATTGTCTGTTCAAATCGCGTCTAAGGTGATCGCCAAGGAACTGGATGAGAAGTCCCAGGAAAAACTTGTTGATGATTATCTTAAAGAGGTAGGCGAAGGTCGATGA
- the atpE gene encoding F0F1 ATP synthase subunit C → MNLIAAAIAVGLAAIGAGVGNGLIVGRTVEGIARQPELRGTLQTTMFIGIALVEALPIIGVVIAFIVLGGE, encoded by the coding sequence ATGAATTTAATCGCAGCTGCAATTGCAGTAGGTCTAGCGGCAATTGGTGCCGGTGTAGGTAACGGTCTTATCGTAGGACGTACAGTAGAAGGGATCGCTCGTCAACCAGAATTACGCGGAACTCTTCAAACAACAATGTTTATCGGTATCGCATTAGTTGAGGCACTTCCAATCATCGGTGTCGTTATCGCGTTCATCGTACTTGGCGGCGAATAA
- the atpB gene encoding F0F1 ATP synthase subunit A: MNHGAPTFDLFGLTFNTSNVMMITIASVIVFIIGVLGSRSLQMRPTGMQNFMEWLIDFVKGIINSTMDWKTGGRFLTLGLTIIMYIFVSNMLGLPFAIAIGDDLWWKSPTADPTITLTLAIMVVVLTHFYAIKVKGAKSYGSDFFKPMKFMFPLKIIEEFANTLTLGLRLYGNIYAGEVLLGLLAAAGTAGILSGILSFVPMLVWQGFSVFVGTIQAFIFTMLTMVYMAHKVSDEH, translated from the coding sequence TTGAATCATGGAGCGCCTACGTTTGACTTATTTGGATTAACCTTCAACACTTCCAATGTAATGATGATTACAATTGCATCCGTAATTGTGTTCATAATTGGTGTACTCGGTTCACGGAGCTTACAGATGCGGCCAACCGGAATGCAGAACTTCATGGAATGGCTCATCGATTTCGTAAAAGGAATCATCAACAGCACGATGGACTGGAAAACAGGTGGACGCTTCCTGACGCTAGGATTGACGATTATCATGTACATATTCGTCTCCAATATGCTCGGACTTCCATTTGCGATCGCAATCGGCGATGATCTCTGGTGGAAATCACCAACAGCTGATCCAACGATCACATTGACACTTGCCATCATGGTTGTGGTACTCACGCACTTCTACGCTATCAAAGTAAAAGGAGCAAAATCATACGGCAGTGATTTCTTCAAGCCGATGAAATTCATGTTCCCGCTTAAAATCATAGAAGAATTCGCAAACACGTTGACGCTCGGTCTTCGTCTTTACGGAAACATCTATGCAGGTGAAGTATTGCTGGGATTACTTGCAGCAGCAGGTACTGCCGGGATCCTCTCAGGAATCTTGTCCTTTGTGCCGATGCTCGTATGGCAAGGATTCAGTGTCTTTGTCGGAACCATCCAGGCATTCATCTTTACAATGCTGACTATGGTTTATATGGCTCACAAGGTCAGTGACGAACACTAG
- a CDS encoding ATP synthase subunit I, whose translation MTENLSTYNNAFRRYIKYSLYLLSICVLGWGFTSYKQVFLGLVLGIAVSMYNVWSMHRRIDRVGQAVTEGTKVKTMGSLSRLMTAGLAVLIATRFPEYFNLIAVVVGLLMIYLIMLIDFYFASK comes from the coding sequence ATGACAGAGAACCTCTCGACGTACAACAACGCGTTCCGACGGTATATAAAATACAGTCTATATCTGCTATCAATTTGTGTATTAGGCTGGGGTTTTACGAGCTACAAGCAAGTATTCCTCGGATTGGTGCTGGGGATAGCCGTGAGTATGTACAATGTATGGTCAATGCACCGTAGGATCGATCGCGTTGGACAAGCTGTGACCGAAGGAACAAAGGTAAAAACGATGGGATCTCTTTCAAGATTGATGACAGCTGGACTGGCTGTATTGATCGCCACTCGTTTTCCTGAATACTTCAACTTGATTGCAGTAGTAGTAGGTTTACTCATGATATACCTAATCATGTTGATAGATTTTTATTTTGCTTCTAAATGA
- a CDS encoding AtpZ/AtpI family protein: MRTGKRSPLHSMALMSGILSQLVGSILVGIFGGMWLDRSLDTAPFLMIIGLFIGLAAGVYGMIKLIQRYFGEEDQ; the protein is encoded by the coding sequence ATGCGCACTGGTAAACGTTCACCTCTCCACTCGATGGCATTGATGTCCGGTATTCTCTCCCAATTAGTAGGGTCGATACTTGTCGGCATTTTCGGTGGCATGTGGTTGGATCGTAGTTTGGATACAGCTCCGTTCTTGATGATCATCGGACTGTTCATTGGTTTAGCAGCAGGAGTATACGGGATGATCAAGTTAATTCAGCGCTATTTTGGAGAAGAGGACCAATGA
- the upp gene encoding uracil phosphoribosyltransferase: MSKVHVLEHPLIQHKITYIRDESTGTKEFRELVDEVAALMAFEITRELPLQEVTVKTPVSEAKAYTIAGKKLGLVPILRAGLGMVDGILKLIPAAKVGHVGLYRDPETLQPVEYYVKLPSDIEERELIVIDPMLATGGSAVAAINSLKKRGSQNIKLMCLIAAPEGVKMVQEAHPDVDIYLGAMDEYLNEKGYIVPGLGDAGDRLFGTK; this comes from the coding sequence ATGAGTAAAGTACACGTTCTTGAACATCCGTTGATCCAACACAAGATTACTTATATCCGTGATGAATCAACCGGAACGAAAGAATTCCGTGAGCTTGTCGATGAAGTTGCAGCCCTCATGGCGTTCGAAATCACGAGGGAACTTCCCCTGCAAGAGGTAACGGTGAAAACACCGGTTTCTGAAGCGAAGGCATACACGATTGCGGGTAAGAAGCTAGGCTTGGTGCCGATTCTTCGTGCAGGTTTAGGGATGGTTGATGGAATCCTGAAGTTGATCCCTGCCGCAAAGGTCGGGCATGTCGGATTATATCGTGATCCGGAAACGTTACAGCCTGTAGAGTATTATGTGAAGCTTCCTAGCGATATTGAAGAACGTGAACTCATCGTAATCGATCCTATGCTTGCTACTGGGGGTTCTGCTGTTGCAGCGATCAACTCCTTGAAAAAGCGCGGTTCCCAGAACATCAAGCTGATGTGTCTGATTGCTGCACCTGAAGGAGTAAAAATGGTTCAAGAAGCCCATCCAGATGTCGATATTTACCTTGGGGCAATGGATGAATACTTGAACGAAAAAGGATATATCGTTCCAGGACTTGGAGATGCAGGAGACCGATTGTTCGGCACAAAATAA
- the glyA gene encoding serine hydroxymethyltransferase, translated as MDQLKSQDAVVFDAIQDELGRQRDKIELIASENFVSKAVMEAQGSVLTNKYAEGYPGRRYYGGCEHVDVVENLARDRAKELFGAEHVNVQPHSGAQANMAVYFTILEQGDTVLGMNLSHGGHLTHGSPVNFSGIQYNFVEYGVDEETHTIQYDKVLELAKEHKPKLIVAGASAYPREIDFKKFREIADEVGAYLMVDMAHIAGLVATGHHPNPVPHSHFVTTTTHKTLRGPRGGMILCKEEFAKKIDKSIFPGIQGGPLMHVIAAKAVAFGEALKDDFKTYSQNVIDNARLLGEALNEEGLSLVSGGTDNHLLLVDVRNMDVTGKVAERALDDIGITANKNTIPFDPESPFVTSGLRIGTAAVTSRGFGAEDMKEIASIIALVLRNPEDEETKTAAKERVERLSSKYALYK; from the coding sequence ATGGATCAACTTAAGAGTCAAGATGCAGTTGTTTTCGATGCGATCCAGGATGAATTGGGTCGTCAGCGCGATAAAATAGAATTGATTGCATCTGAAAACTTTGTCAGCAAAGCTGTAATGGAAGCTCAAGGATCTGTTCTTACTAACAAATATGCAGAGGGTTACCCGGGCCGTAGGTATTACGGTGGCTGTGAGCATGTCGATGTCGTGGAAAACCTTGCAAGAGACCGTGCGAAAGAGCTTTTCGGTGCGGAACACGTTAATGTCCAACCGCATTCAGGAGCGCAAGCGAACATGGCGGTTTATTTCACCATCCTGGAGCAAGGCGACACAGTGCTTGGGATGAACCTATCTCACGGAGGACATCTGACACACGGAAGTCCGGTCAACTTCAGCGGTATCCAATACAATTTCGTCGAGTACGGTGTAGATGAAGAAACACATACAATTCAGTACGACAAGGTGCTGGAATTAGCCAAGGAACATAAGCCGAAGCTGATCGTTGCCGGTGCTAGTGCTTATCCGCGTGAAATCGATTTTAAAAAGTTCAGAGAGATCGCAGATGAAGTCGGTGCATACTTAATGGTGGACATGGCTCATATTGCTGGCCTTGTAGCGACAGGTCATCACCCGAATCCTGTACCGCATTCACACTTCGTGACGACTACCACACATAAGACCTTACGTGGACCACGTGGCGGGATGATTTTATGTAAAGAAGAATTTGCGAAGAAAATCGATAAATCGATCTTCCCAGGAATCCAGGGTGGTCCGCTCATGCACGTGATCGCTGCAAAGGCGGTTGCTTTCGGGGAAGCACTTAAAGACGATTTCAAAACATATTCTCAAAATGTGATCGATAATGCACGTTTGCTTGGAGAAGCTTTGAATGAAGAAGGCCTATCGCTTGTTTCAGGTGGAACGGATAATCACTTGTTGCTTGTCGATGTCCGTAATATGGACGTAACAGGGAAGGTGGCAGAGCGTGCCCTTGATGATATCGGAATCACTGCCAATAAAAACACGATTCCGTTTGATCCCGAAAGTCCATTCGTGACGAGTGGTCTCCGTATTGGAACAGCGGCAGTCACATCAAGAGGTTTCGGGGCAGAAGATATGAAGGAGATCGCCTCCATCATCGCCCTTGTCCTTCGCAACCCAGAGGATGAAGAAACAAAAACTGCTGCCAAAGAGCGTGTGGAGAGACTTTCTTCTAAATACGCGTTATACAAATAA
- a CDS encoding TIGR01440 family protein — protein MDESLYEVQPQVVEALEELDKAIPLSSNQLLVVGASTSEVVGEAIGTSGTMDVAHQLFEGVIEFQERTNVNIAFQCCEHLNRALVMERQAALERGYEPVTVVPVRSAGGALPTYAFHHLKDPVIVEHIKADAGIDIGDTFIGMHLKHVAVPVRSSVKSIGHAHVTLARTRPKLIGGERAVYPAKEEISYK, from the coding sequence ATGGACGAATCACTGTATGAGGTTCAACCCCAAGTTGTCGAAGCCCTGGAGGAACTGGACAAAGCGATCCCGCTTTCTTCAAATCAACTATTGGTCGTAGGAGCAAGTACGAGCGAAGTGGTGGGAGAAGCGATTGGAACGTCCGGTACGATGGATGTTGCACATCAGCTTTTTGAAGGCGTAATCGAGTTTCAAGAAAGGACGAATGTCAATATCGCTTTCCAATGCTGTGAGCATCTGAACCGGGCATTGGTGATGGAACGTCAAGCAGCGTTAGAACGAGGATATGAACCTGTGACTGTGGTTCCGGTCCGGTCAGCTGGTGGTGCATTGCCGACCTATGCCTTCCATCACTTGAAAGATCCCGTTATCGTCGAGCATATTAAAGCCGATGCTGGGATTGATATCGGTGACACATTCATCGGGATGCACTTGAAGCATGTTGCAGTACCAGTTCGATCTTCCGTAAAATCGATCGGCCATGCCCACGTGACACTCGCGCGTACCCGTCCGAAACTGATCGGCGGAGAAAGGGCAGTTTATCCAGCTAAAGAAGAAATTTCGTATAAATAG
- the rpiB gene encoding ribose 5-phosphate isomerase B translates to MKVAIGSDHAGYKIKEDIKDVMDELNIQYEDVGCNCEDSVDYPDYAVPVAEKVANGEVDRGILICGTGIGMSITANKVDGVRCALVHDLFSAKVTRLHNDSNVLAMGERIIGPGVAKEIAKVWLQTEFEGGRHERRVNKMMEVESKA, encoded by the coding sequence ATGAAAGTTGCAATCGGAAGTGACCATGCAGGTTACAAAATCAAAGAAGATATAAAAGATGTCATGGATGAATTGAACATCCAATACGAAGATGTAGGATGTAATTGTGAAGATTCGGTCGATTATCCTGATTACGCAGTCCCGGTAGCAGAAAAGGTAGCAAATGGAGAAGTTGACAGAGGCATCTTGATCTGCGGGACAGGAATCGGTATGTCAATCACAGCGAATAAAGTGGATGGCGTCCGTTGTGCGCTTGTACATGACTTGTTCAGTGCAAAAGTTACAAGACTTCACAATGACTCGAATGTACTTGCGATGGGCGAACGGATCATTGGTCCAGGAGTAGCAAAGGAAATTGCGAAAGTCTGGCTCCAAACAGAATTTGAAGGTGGCCGCCACGAACGGCGCGTCAATAAAATGATGGAAGTTGAATCGAAGGCTTAA
- a CDS encoding low molecular weight protein arginine phosphatase, whose product MNILFVCTGNTCRSPMAEALLRHYSKGKIEVQSAGIYAAYGSPASLQSIEVLKDEGILYNHKSQPLTEDLVEWADLILTMTTQHKQAIISQFPSKLKNVHTIREHVSDHKETLDKLDEVYDKIEQLRVQIYETDDGNDAEKQALFTKIQDLITEAERLEQSMPVMDVSDPFGGPKELYCQTFKELDELVRKLTEKYS is encoded by the coding sequence ATGAATATATTATTCGTATGTACTGGAAACACCTGCCGCAGTCCGATGGCAGAAGCGTTGTTGCGACATTATTCCAAGGGGAAGATCGAGGTCCAGTCCGCAGGGATCTATGCAGCTTATGGAAGTCCCGCAAGTTTACAATCCATTGAGGTTTTAAAAGATGAAGGCATCCTGTACAATCATAAATCTCAACCTCTGACAGAAGATTTGGTAGAATGGGCGGACTTGATTTTGACGATGACCACACAGCATAAACAAGCGATCATCTCTCAATTCCCCTCTAAATTGAAGAACGTGCATACGATTAGAGAACACGTCTCCGATCATAAAGAAACGCTCGACAAATTGGATGAGGTATACGACAAAATCGAACAGTTGAGAGTTCAAATCTACGAAACAGATGATGGTAATGATGCTGAAAAACAGGCGCTGTTCACTAAAATACAGGACCTTATTACTGAAGCTGAAAGACTTGAACAATCCATGCCAGTCATGGATGTTTCCGATCCGTTCGGTGGCCCGAAGGAATTATATTGTCAAACGTTTAAAGAATTGGACGAACTTGTACGGAAATTGACTGAAAAATATAGTTGA